One Suncus etruscus isolate mSunEtr1 chromosome 13, mSunEtr1.pri.cur, whole genome shotgun sequence genomic region harbors:
- the OLIG1 gene encoding oligodendrocyte transcription factor 1 — protein sequence MYYAVSQARVNAASATMLRPQRPGDAQLGASVYELVGYRPSSSSSSSCCTSTASTTAAILPKAPRDQAETPGESLGAGGGPRADAKEEPQQLLRRKINSRERKRMQDLNLAMDALREVILPYSAAHCQGAPGRKLSKIATLLLARNYILLLGSSLQELRRALGEGSGPAAPRLLLAGLPLLAAAPGSVLLAPGAVGPPDALRPGAKYLSLALEEPPCGQFALPGGGAGGGAGRPGLCTCAVCKFPHLVPTGLGLAAMPAPFSK from the coding sequence ATGTACTATGCGGTTTCCCAGGCGCGCGTAAACGCGGCCTCCGCGACCATGCTGCGGCCCCAGCGGCCCGGAGACGCGCAGCTTGGCGCGTCCGTGTACGAGCTGGTGGGCTACCGCCCTtcgtcctcgtcctcgtcctcctgCTGCACCTCCACCGCCTCCACGACGGCCGCGATCCTCCCCAAGGCGCCTCGCGACCAGGCGGAGACGCCCGGCGAGTCGCTGGGCGCGGGCGGCGGCCCCCGCGCCGACGCCAAAGAGGAACCGCAGCAGCTGCTGCGCCGCAAGATCAACAGCCGCGAGCGCAAACGCATGCAGGACCTCAACCTGGCCATGGACGCGCTGCGCGAGGTCATCCTGCCCTACTCGGCCGCGCACTGCCAGGGCGCGCCGGGCCGCAAGCTCTCCAAGATCGCCACGCTGCTGCTGGCGCGCAACTACATCCTGCTGCTGGGCAGTTCGCTGCAGGAGCTGCGCCGCGCCCTGGGCGAGGGCTCCGGGCCCGCCGCGCCGCGCCTGCTCCTGGCCGGCCTCCCGCTGCTCGCCGCCGCGCCGGGTTCGGTCCTGCTGGCGCCCGGAGCCGTGGGGCCGCCCGACGCTCTGCGCCCCGGCGCCAAGTACCTGTCGCTGGCGCTGGAGGAACCACCGTGCGGCCAGTTTGCGCTGCCCGGTGGAGGCGCGGGCGGAGGCGCGGGCCGTCCCGGTCTCTGCACTTGTGCGGTCTGCAAGTTCCCGCACCTCGTTCCCACCGGCCTGGGCTTGGCGGCCATGCCCGCGCCCTTCTCCAAGTGA